The Maridesulfovibrio hydrothermalis AM13 = DSM 14728 DNA window AAAAATCAGTGACAAAAATGAAGCTCCTTATAAGTTAACTGCGCTTTCATTTTGCTTTGAGGGGAGAAATAAAGGCGGAAAACAAAAAAAGAGCTTACACCTATAACAGATGTAAACCCTTGATTTTATTGGTGACCCCGACAGGAATCGAACCTGTGGCACCAAGATTAGGAATCTTGTGCTCTATCCGACTGAGCTACGGGGCCACTATGCTCAAAGACAGACGACTATAAACAATAGTTTTATGCTCCGTCCGAGGCGAAAATTTATATACAGCTCGTTTTTTAATTGCAAGTTATTTCTGCCCTTTTTCTTCCCTTTTATAACTATTCCCAGCCATGATTGCCAACATCACTATTTTCAAGACTAATTTTGTATAAATTCAACTAGACTGGTTACAATCAGTTGACAGCCTGTTTCTTTCATGCAAAATACTCACTGCTTAACACCGTTAAGTCAGGAGAATTAAAATGAATGCCAACGTAAAAATAATGAATACATCACAGCAGCCTTTACGAATGCTGATCTTGGATGCGGCGCGAAAACTTTTCGCCGAACACGGGTATGCTCAGGTTTCCATGCGCAAGCTGGCTACAACCATAGGCTACTCCCCTACCACTATATATCATCACTTCAAAGATAAAAAAGAACTGTTTCTTTGTCTGACTGAAGAAACCTACAGAGATTTCCTTCAGCACATTAATCAAATAATCACCGCTGCTAAATCCCCACGGGAAGCGTTAAAAAAAATTCTGCACACACTTGTTGATATGGGGCTTGATAACCCCAATGCCTACCGGGTAGGATTTATGATGGAAAGCGAACTTCTACATGACTCAGACTCGCAATTCCAACACAATCCGCTGGGTAAAACAATGTACAACCGCATTAACTCCTGCGTAAAAAGCTGTATGGCAAAAAATGTTTCAGATGAAGATGTGCTGGTCACTGCACACTCGGTAATCGCCGCAGCACATGGGCTGACAGCTCTGCTTGTCACATATCCCCGCTTTGAATGGGGGCCGGTTGAAAAGCTTAAAAAACAAGTAATAGATTCGGCCGTTGATGCTATAGCTTAACTATTCTGCTTAAACTAAAATTTCGCTCTGAACGGACTCGCCTTCCGTTAAAGATATTAAGGACTTTCAACATGAACAAGAGAACTAAAGTGAATACTGAAAATTCTAAGAACAAAAAGAACCGCCGCCAAATTGTACCACTTCTCCAGCCCAAAGATGCTATGAAAAGAGTTGCAAAACGCTTTCGCTCCCTACAATCTCCAGATGGCTACTGGGTTTTCGCTCTTGAAGCTGATGTCACCATTCCTTCTGAATATATTATGTTCAACAGATTCCTTGAACGTAAAATAGATCCCGCTGTTGCCAAAAGACTCGGCAACTATATACGCTCCAAACAAATGCCCGACGGCGGATGGCCCCTTCACGATGAAGACGGCCCTATCAACATCAGTGCCTCAGTAAAAGCCTACATGGCTCTCAAAATGCTCGGCGATGACAAAGATGCAGAACACATGGTCCGCGCCCGCAGAACCATCCTTGCCAAAGGCGGAGCTGAAACCTCCAATGTATTTACCCGCATCTGTCTTGCAACATTCGGACAGATTCCATGGCACTGCCCTCCGGCTATGCCTATCGAAATTGTGCTGCTCCCCAAATGGTTCTTTTTCCATCTGGATAAAGTTTCATACTGGTCCCGCTCAGTTATCTATCCGCTGTTAATCATCTACGCCAAACAGCCTGTTTGCAAGCTGCGCTTAGAGGAGGCTATCCCCGAGCTTTTCTGCAAACCAGCTGAAGAACATATTCATATAGATAAGTACCGCGATAAAAGCTGGCGCAAAAATGCATTTATTCTGCTGGACAGAATTTTAAAGCGGACCTTGCATCTGATCCCTGACATGATACATAACAAAGCTATAAAATATGCCGAAAAGTGGACCCGTGAACACATGGCCGGACGCGGCGGAATCGGTGCTATTTTCCCGGCGATGGCTAACGCTGTAACAGCTATGCATCTACTGGGATACGACGAATCTGATCCCGACTTCGCACGCGGTCTAAAAGCTGTGGACGACCTCATGGTGGATAAATTCCAGTCCAGCGATAACTCTCCACGGGAATACACTGTTGTTACCGGCGGACGCGAGCTTTCCGCGGCCCCTGAACTGGATATCTCCCCCGGCAAAGGGACAGCTGAGAATCTGGAACAATGCATGTGCCAGCCCTGCAACTCCCCTATATGGGATACTTGCCTGACCCTCTCGGCCATGATGGAAGCGGGAGAAGATCAAAACAGCAAATTGACTCAGCAGTCAATTAAGTGGCTCTGGGATCAACAGATTTTCTTTAAAGGTGACTGGAAGTCCAAAGCCCCGAAACTTGAAGGCGGCGGATGGGCTTTTCAGTTTGAAAATACTTTTTATCCAGACCTTGATGATACCGCGATGGTGCTCATGGCCATGGCCCGCGCAGGTGTGCTTGAGAACAAAGACAACCATGAAAATTTTGTCAAAGGTGTGAACTGGTTGCTTGGAATGCAGTCCTCAGACGGAGGCTACGCCGCCTTCGATATCGATAACTGCGCCTTATATTTAAATGATATTCCATTTGCCGACCACGGAGCGTTGTTAGACCCTCCCACCTCGGACCTTACTGCCCGTGTTATCGAACTGCTGGGTGTTATCGGCTACGACCAAAACTTTAAGCCCATCAGACAAGGGATCGAATTCCTCAAAAAGGAGCAGGAGGAAGACGGATCATGGTTCGGACGCTGGGGGGTTAACTACATCTACGGTACATGGTCAGTCCTCTGCGGCCTGCGTCAGGTCGGCGAAGACATGAACTCCCCTTACATCTGCAAGGCTGTTGAATGGTTCGAAAACCATCAGAACAAAGACGGTGGATGGGGTGAATCCTGCCTGAGCTACAATAATCAAAACTATGCTGGACTAGGCGACTCCACACCGTCCCAGACTTCATGGGCGCTGCTCGGCCTTATGGCTGCCGGCAAGGTTAACAGCAAAGCTGTCAGCCGGGGTATCCGTTACCTGCTGGAGACTCAGAAAGAAGACGGAAGCTGGAACGAAAAACATTTCACAGGAACCGGTTTTCCTAAAGTTTTCTACTTGCGTTATCACGGATACAGCCAGTATTTCCCCATGTGGGCACTAGGCGTATATGACCGCTTCTCAGCCGGCGAAGATACCAAGCAGATTATGATGCGCCTTGATGCACCGCTGGACCTTGGACGAAAGTGGTAGGAATGGGCAAAGAAACACTGCTCATAAGCTCAACAGTTCCGGCCTACGAAACCGGTCCGGACAATAAAATGCACTGCCACTGGCTCATGCGCCGACTGCAGGAGGCCGCCACAACTCACGCTGACCGCGAAGGTTTCGGCGTTGCGCAAATGGCAAAGCTTGGCTGCTTCTGGGTATTGACCTCAATGCGTATCGAAATTGACTCTCTACCGGAGCGGGAAAAACTTTTTTCCCTGACTACCTGGTCCAGAGGCGCAAAAAGATTGCGGGCTTTTCGTGATTTTTCAGGCTGCAATGAAAAAGGAAAAGAAATTATTCGGGCCAGCACCGAATGGATGGTTCTTGATCATAAAAGCAGAAAACCGATCAATGTTGATGATCACATTAATTTAATAGCCAAAGATAAATCTGTTTTCCCGGATACGGTCAAAAGATTACGCCCGGGAAAACCTGAACAGGAAATACATTCATTATCTGTTCCCTACAGTTCGCTTGATGCAAGCGGGCACGTTAATAATACCGAGTATTTGCGATGGGGATTAGATGCCCTTCGCGGTCAAGGCCTTGTGCAAAATGATATAACTTCAATCCGCATAGCTTTTATATCAGAAGTTTTCGAAGGTAATTCAATTAAATTAATGAATTGCGAACAAAAACATAAAGGATTTGAACTTATCGGATTAAATGAAACTGAAAATAGAACCGCATTTGCACTTGAAGTACAATAAAACAAACCTCAAACTCCTATACCCCTTGACTTCTCTCATATAGTTAGATAAAAATACCGCCTTTCGTGCACTAAAATTTTTGCACATTTTTTACTATTTTTCAGACTTTTATTAACCTGAATTGAAGCATGACACTCCGTTGCGCCAGCTTCTGACTGTTTGTAGTGTTCAGGTTGCAATTAACGAAAATGCTCTTGCGAAGAGGGCATGTTATAACGTCTTCCGCAGGGAGAAATTTGGATATGCAAGTTGCAGGTAAAGAACTTGAGGTTCAGCAGGATGCCATTTGCGGCGAGGTTCTAAAAGAAGCCTTGTCCAAAAAACAGTTCAAGAATGTCGTAGTAGCCAAATGCGGCGATACACTTCTTGACCTAACGGCTACTGTTCCTTCAGACTGTACCGCCCTTGAGCCTGTAATGGCTTCAACTGACGAAGGACTGGAAATAATCCGCCACTCCACTGCCCACCTTATGGCTGAAGCGGTAAAAAAACTTTACCCTACAGCAAAGGTCACCATCGGCCCTTCCATTGCGAACGGCTTTTACTACGATTTCGATTACGAGCGCCCCTTCACTCCAGAAGACCTCGAAGCGATCGAAGCTGAAATGCTGCGCAGGGTTGGTGCTAACGAAGAATTTTCTCGCGAAGTGCTTTCCAGTGCAGAAGCCATTGAGAAATTTGAAGCAATGAATGAGTCATATAAAGTTGAACTCATCAATGATTTAGGCGAAGAAACCGTATCCATTTACAGTAACGGTGATTTTGCTGACTTGTGCCGCGGCCCTCACGTTGCCCGCACCGGAATGATCAAAGCCTTCAAACTCCTGTCAGTGGCAGGTGCATACTGGCGCGGTGATGAAAACCGCGAACAGCTCCAGCGCATATACGGGACAGCATTTGCTGATCCGAAAGCACTGAAAAAGCATCTTGCTCAGCTTGAAGAAGCCAAGAAAAGAGACCACCGCAAACTGGGAACCCAGCTTGACCTCTTTTCTGTCAATAACGAGGTTGGCGCAGGTATGACCATCTGGCATCCTAAAGGAGCGCTGGTCAGAGCCATACTCGAAGACTTTGAACGTAAAGAACACCTTAAACGCGGCTACCAGCTTGTTCAAGGCCCACTGATTCTCAAAAAAGAACTCTGGGAACGTTCCGGTCATTATGACAACTACCGCGAAAACATGTATTTCACTGAGATTGATGAGCAATCTTACGGCATCAAGCCCATGA harbors:
- the shc gene encoding squalene--hopene cyclase; translation: MNKRTKVNTENSKNKKNRRQIVPLLQPKDAMKRVAKRFRSLQSPDGYWVFALEADVTIPSEYIMFNRFLERKIDPAVAKRLGNYIRSKQMPDGGWPLHDEDGPINISASVKAYMALKMLGDDKDAEHMVRARRTILAKGGAETSNVFTRICLATFGQIPWHCPPAMPIEIVLLPKWFFFHLDKVSYWSRSVIYPLLIIYAKQPVCKLRLEEAIPELFCKPAEEHIHIDKYRDKSWRKNAFILLDRILKRTLHLIPDMIHNKAIKYAEKWTREHMAGRGGIGAIFPAMANAVTAMHLLGYDESDPDFARGLKAVDDLMVDKFQSSDNSPREYTVVTGGRELSAAPELDISPGKGTAENLEQCMCQPCNSPIWDTCLTLSAMMEAGEDQNSKLTQQSIKWLWDQQIFFKGDWKSKAPKLEGGGWAFQFENTFYPDLDDTAMVLMAMARAGVLENKDNHENFVKGVNWLLGMQSSDGGYAAFDIDNCALYLNDIPFADHGALLDPPTSDLTARVIELLGVIGYDQNFKPIRQGIEFLKKEQEEDGSWFGRWGVNYIYGTWSVLCGLRQVGEDMNSPYICKAVEWFENHQNKDGGWGESCLSYNNQNYAGLGDSTPSQTSWALLGLMAAGKVNSKAVSRGIRYLLETQKEDGSWNEKHFTGTGFPKVFYLRYHGYSQYFPMWALGVYDRFSAGEDTKQIMMRLDAPLDLGRKW
- a CDS encoding TetR/AcrR family transcriptional regulator, with the protein product MNANVKIMNTSQQPLRMLILDAARKLFAEHGYAQVSMRKLATTIGYSPTTIYHHFKDKKELFLCLTEETYRDFLQHINQIITAAKSPREALKKILHTLVDMGLDNPNAYRVGFMMESELLHDSDSQFQHNPLGKTMYNRINSCVKSCMAKNVSDEDVLVTAHSVIAAAHGLTALLVTYPRFEWGPVEKLKKQVIDSAVDAIA
- a CDS encoding acyl-[acyl-carrier-protein] thioesterase, with protein sequence MGKETLLISSTVPAYETGPDNKMHCHWLMRRLQEAATTHADREGFGVAQMAKLGCFWVLTSMRIEIDSLPEREKLFSLTTWSRGAKRLRAFRDFSGCNEKGKEIIRASTEWMVLDHKSRKPINVDDHINLIAKDKSVFPDTVKRLRPGKPEQEIHSLSVPYSSLDASGHVNNTEYLRWGLDALRGQGLVQNDITSIRIAFISEVFEGNSIKLMNCEQKHKGFELIGLNETENRTAFALEVQ
- the thrS gene encoding threonine--tRNA ligase, which codes for MDMQVAGKELEVQQDAICGEVLKEALSKKQFKNVVVAKCGDTLLDLTATVPSDCTALEPVMASTDEGLEIIRHSTAHLMAEAVKKLYPTAKVTIGPSIANGFYYDFDYERPFTPEDLEAIEAEMLRRVGANEEFSREVLSSAEAIEKFEAMNESYKVELINDLGEETVSIYSNGDFADLCRGPHVARTGMIKAFKLLSVAGAYWRGDENREQLQRIYGTAFADPKALKKHLAQLEEAKKRDHRKLGTQLDLFSVNNEVGAGMTIWHPKGALVRAILEDFERKEHLKRGYQLVQGPLILKKELWERSGHYDNYRENMYFTEIDEQSYGIKPMNCLSHMLVFKSRLRSYRDLPQRYFELGVVHRHEKSGVLHGLLRVRSFTQDDAHLICRPDQLRDEIIGVAKFVGDLMDLFGFEYQAEISTKPEKAIGSDEDWEKATDALTGALNEMGMDYSINEGDGAFYGPKIDIIIKDALERRWQCATIQCDFTLPDRFDLSYVGEDGAKHRPVMLHRVILGSIERFIGVLIEHTGGALPAWLSPVQAKILTVTDAQNDFAQKVLQFLQEKGIRAEVDLRNEKLGYKVREAQLEKTPYMLIIGDKEVAAESVNVRARDGEDPGLKSLDEAAELISTAINEPFKRGGMSYSFS